One genomic window of Trichlorobacter lovleyi includes the following:
- a CDS encoding Abi-alpha family protein: protein MQNEDRNIDLIGLGKLAKSIPDDVYLQASETVTSTFEKLIAPITETTSGFGRYIKQKFDNMVDVEKSLLTYAINNARIKIENQGRKITIPASPKSFIRAMEETSKEVDPLLNILWTNLLASQLSDDRCHPFFVDILSTLSSKEALLLARLKPFEHIGNISNNVLIRPHKIRKWATENKGELNDWDLSCSILCEFGLTNYLAPETHKPGDGNVLLYLTYVGKEFLDVVSG from the coding sequence ATGCAAAATGAAGATAGAAACATAGATCTTATCGGTCTCGGCAAGTTAGCTAAGTCCATTCCGGATGATGTTTATTTGCAGGCCTCTGAAACCGTAACGAGTACATTTGAAAAACTGATCGCTCCAATCACTGAAACCACAAGTGGCTTTGGTCGGTATATCAAGCAGAAGTTTGACAATATGGTAGATGTAGAGAAATCCTTGCTGACGTACGCAATTAACAACGCCCGGATAAAAATTGAGAATCAAGGCAGAAAAATTACAATACCAGCGAGTCCAAAATCTTTCATAAGAGCAATGGAAGAGACGTCAAAAGAGGTCGATCCGTTGTTAAATATCTTATGGACAAATTTGCTTGCATCACAATTGAGTGATGATAGGTGTCATCCTTTTTTCGTCGACATTCTGTCAACATTGAGTTCGAAAGAAGCACTGCTTCTTGCGAGATTAAAACCATTCGAACATATTGGAAATATTTCAAATAACGTCTTGATTCGGCCTCATAAGATTCGAAAATGGGCCACTGAAAACAAAGGAGAGCTGAATGATTGGGATTTGTCCTGTAGCATCTTATGTGAATTTGGACTTACAAATTACTTGGCACCTGAAACACATAAGCCAGGAGACGGCAACGTTTTATTATATCTGACATACGTTGGCAAAGAATTCCTTGATGTTGTTTCGGGATAA
- the dnaJ gene encoding molecular chaperone DnaJ, with product MANGEKRDYYEILGVHKNASETEIKKAFRKLAIQHHPDKNQGDKEAEEKFKEATEAYEVLSDAQKRAQYDQFGHAGVSGAGGFSGGGFGGFGAGSPFGDIFGDIFGDIFGGGGGRRSQGRRGDDLLYNMEISFEEAAFGCEKKIEVPYAKRCSSCNGSGAKPGTDPKICPSCRGAGQVRYQQGFFSVSKTCGQCNGEGKVVDDPCPDCRGKGSIKDTKTLSVKVPGGVETGSRLKLTSEGGQGVKGGPNGDLYVAIAVKDHPLFQREDDNVICEIPISFAQAALGCEIEVPTLDGKVSMKIPDGTQSGKIYRLRGKGIPSLQGYGRGDQLVVVKVETPTNLNKKQKELLEEFAKISGEEAHPMKKGFLDKVMDFLS from the coding sequence GTGGCAAACGGCGAAAAACGCGACTATTACGAGATCCTCGGCGTCCATAAAAACGCCTCTGAGACCGAGATCAAGAAGGCCTTCCGCAAGCTGGCCATCCAGCATCACCCGGACAAGAACCAGGGGGACAAGGAGGCCGAGGAAAAGTTCAAAGAGGCCACCGAGGCCTACGAAGTCCTTTCCGATGCCCAGAAGCGGGCCCAGTATGACCAGTTTGGCCATGCCGGCGTATCCGGCGCCGGCGGTTTCTCCGGTGGCGGGTTTGGCGGATTCGGGGCCGGTTCTCCCTTTGGTGACATCTTCGGCGACATCTTCGGTGATATCTTCGGCGGCGGTGGTGGCCGTCGCAGCCAGGGCCGGCGTGGTGACGACCTGCTCTACAACATGGAGATCTCCTTTGAAGAGGCCGCCTTTGGTTGTGAGAAGAAGATTGAGGTCCCCTATGCCAAGCGCTGCAGCAGCTGTAACGGCTCAGGTGCCAAGCCGGGTACTGATCCCAAGATCTGCCCCAGCTGCCGTGGTGCCGGCCAGGTGCGCTATCAACAGGGTTTCTTCAGCGTCAGCAAGACCTGTGGCCAGTGTAATGGCGAAGGCAAGGTGGTTGATGACCCCTGTCCCGATTGCCGCGGCAAGGGGAGCATCAAGGATACCAAGACCCTCTCGGTCAAGGTGCCGGGCGGTGTGGAAACCGGCTCGCGTCTGAAGCTTACCAGCGAAGGCGGGCAGGGGGTGAAAGGCGGCCCCAACGGCGATCTCTATGTCGCCATTGCGGTCAAGGATCACCCCCTGTTCCAACGAGAAGATGACAATGTCATCTGTGAGATCCCGATCAGCTTTGCCCAGGCCGCCCTAGGCTGTGAAATTGAAGTACCCACGCTTGACGGCAAGGTCTCCATGAAGATTCCTGATGGCACGCAATCCGGCAAGATCTACCGGCTGCGGGGCAAGGGGATCCCTTCCCTGCAGGGCTACGGCCGGGGGGATCAGCTGGTGGTTGTCAAGGTGGAGACTCCCACCAACCTGAACAAGAAGCAGAAAGAACTGCTGGAGGAGTTTGCCAAGATCAGCGGTGAAGAGGCCCATCCGATGAAAAAGGGCTTTTTGGATAAGGTGATGGATTTCCTGAGCTGA
- a CDS encoding cytochrome C, with amino-acid sequence MRTIGLLLILLLTGSVAWCFDAGSSCVTCHSDRAKLKELGAEAMYLDPAQVDREVGMKGKPSCVDCHLGDPKAADKATAHKGMLAPFLVAAGKNHKGQAVSREAAGALQPLVPKGKGISSMIPKGDPKKLQEAGIKKITGIQWHDRDPETMAYAPKIAEQTCGKCHAKAVKEYNSSAKGLTKNQRAFRDWSEKQPGPQNCGMWPGQNEETIRSHTAVPYTKAMNGAMERSCNMCHASCNDCHFKPVANKGTHSFGKPDTPSCYGGGRASICHAGPMDRRRGAGYARGEYAFPANLPQGAHVKAGLECLDCHKPANHQFGHLAADDARNACKNCHGQIVKAVQSSSHGKVDCASCHVTVSGAYQYTFWGQGHYYGVETPYGKHKEYYGTRDLPTIIKNASGRWIPVKPYPMAVLNQTTELGPTGLLFRAIPQRTLPGNPRIGEPVTFEVARAATDVNDAYIVVGTRNDLPGGNKAILWIQMDKLSHAMGKPRNCGSCHDSKTQQGKSEWSYFEDRDVTKPFKGSYTIIADKNGIRFSNLAWEQPSLAPNRKLQDIAPFAVLPTTAWDVKGINFELPYNKAKTDKTRKELDSFLAKLDKQKADPKTAEIRSVAYHNLAMAKKMLKQK; translated from the coding sequence ATGAGGACAATCGGGCTGCTGCTGATCCTGCTACTGACAGGCTCTGTTGCGTGGTGCTTTGATGCAGGTTCAAGTTGTGTTACCTGCCACAGCGACCGGGCCAAACTGAAAGAGCTGGGGGCCGAGGCGATGTACCTTGACCCGGCTCAGGTCGATCGGGAAGTGGGTATGAAGGGTAAGCCGAGCTGCGTGGACTGCCACCTGGGTGATCCCAAGGCTGCCGACAAGGCTACCGCCCACAAGGGGATGCTGGCACCGTTTCTGGTGGCAGCCGGCAAAAACCATAAAGGGCAGGCCGTGTCCCGTGAAGCTGCCGGGGCTTTGCAGCCTCTGGTACCAAAAGGCAAGGGGATCAGCAGCATGATCCCCAAGGGTGATCCCAAGAAACTACAGGAAGCAGGAATCAAAAAGATTACCGGTATCCAGTGGCACGACCGGGACCCCGAGACCATGGCCTACGCCCCCAAGATTGCTGAACAGACCTGTGGAAAGTGTCATGCCAAGGCGGTCAAGGAGTACAACAGCTCTGCCAAGGGGCTGACCAAAAACCAGCGTGCCTTCCGCGACTGGTCGGAAAAACAGCCCGGCCCGCAAAACTGCGGCATGTGGCCCGGCCAGAACGAGGAGACCATTCGCAGCCACACTGCAGTTCCCTACACCAAGGCCATGAACGGGGCCATGGAGCGTTCCTGCAACATGTGCCACGCCTCATGCAACGATTGCCATTTCAAGCCGGTGGCCAATAAGGGCACCCACTCCTTTGGCAAACCGGATACCCCCAGCTGCTATGGTGGCGGCAGGGCCAGCATCTGCCATGCCGGCCCGATGGACCGGCGGCGCGGCGCAGGCTACGCCAGAGGCGAATACGCCTTCCCGGCCAACCTGCCCCAGGGTGCCCATGTCAAGGCCGGCCTGGAATGTCTTGACTGCCATAAGCCGGCCAACCACCAGTTTGGTCACCTGGCTGCCGACGATGCCCGCAATGCCTGCAAAAACTGTCATGGTCAGATCGTCAAGGCGGTACAAAGCTCAAGCCACGGCAAGGTGGATTGCGCCTCCTGCCACGTCACCGTGTCAGGCGCCTACCAGTACACCTTCTGGGGCCAGGGGCACTACTACGGGGTAGAGACCCCCTATGGCAAACATAAGGAATATTACGGCACCCGCGACCTGCCAACCATTATCAAAAATGCTTCAGGCCGCTGGATTCCGGTCAAACCGTATCCGATGGCAGTCTTGAACCAGACAACAGAACTGGGCCCCACCGGTCTGTTGTTCCGCGCTATCCCACAACGGACCCTACCGGGCAATCCCAGGATCGGTGAGCCGGTGACCTTTGAGGTGGCACGTGCCGCAACCGATGTGAACGATGCCTATATTGTGGTTGGTACCCGCAATGACCTGCCTGGCGGCAACAAGGCGATCCTCTGGATCCAGATGGACAAGCTGAGCCATGCCATGGGCAAGCCACGGAACTGTGGCAGCTGCCACGACAGCAAGACCCAGCAGGGCAAATCGGAATGGAGCTACTTTGAAGACCGGGACGTGACCAAGCCATTCAAGGGCAGCTACACGATTATCGCAGACAAGAACGGTATCCGTTTCAGCAATCTGGCCTGGGAGCAGCCTTCGCTGGCCCCCAACCGCAAGCTGCAGGATATCGCCCCCTTTGCGGTGCTGCCCACCACCGCCTGGGATGTGAAGGGGATCAACTTTGAGCTGCCGTACAACAAGGCCAAAACCGACAAGACCCGTAAGGAACTTGACTCATTTCTGGCTAAATTGGACAAGCAAAAGGCTGACCCTAAGACCGCGGAGATCCGCAGCGTCGCCTATCACAACCTGGCCATGGCAAAGAAGATGCTGAAACAAAAGTAG
- a CDS encoding type II toxin-antitoxin system RelE/ParE family toxin gives MLWKIVTVEYFDDWFLGLDASEQQDVLAAIFVLEQYGPTLGRPHVDSLKGTDKVKNLKELRVQHKGKPYRVFFAFDPLRQAVMLCGGDKTGNKQFYESMVPVAEREFLNYLQELE, from the coding sequence GTGCTCTGGAAAATTGTAACGGTTGAATACTTTGATGATTGGTTTTTGGGGCTAGATGCTTCAGAACAACAAGATGTGTTGGCCGCCATATTCGTGCTTGAGCAATACGGCCCGACCTTGGGCAGGCCGCACGTTGATAGTCTCAAAGGCACAGACAAGGTAAAGAACCTGAAAGAGCTTCGCGTACAACACAAAGGTAAACCGTACCGGGTGTTTTTTGCCTTTGATCCTCTCCGTCAGGCGGTGATGCTATGTGGCGGCGACAAAACCGGCAATAAACAATTTTACGAATCCATGGTCCCTGTTGCAGAGCGTGAATTCCTGAACTATCTGCAAGAATTGGAGTAG
- a CDS encoding DUF1016 N-terminal domain-containing protein — MNNTPVSLISVPEGCADWLMELKSRIHSAQQRATQAVKRELVLLYWQIGRDILARQAEQGWGAKVIERLAHDLLTAFPDMQGFSPRNLKYMRAFAEAWPDAQFVQEVLAQLPWYSGNSLLNA, encoded by the coding sequence ATGAATAATACACCTGTATCTCTGATTAGCGTACCGGAAGGTTGTGCCGACTGGCTTATGGAGTTGAAAAGTCGTATTCATTCGGCTCAACAGCGTGCCACACAGGCGGTCAAACGTGAACTGGTGCTGCTCTACTGGCAGATTGGTCGTGACATTCTGGCCCGGCAGGCTGAGCAAGGCTGGGGAGCCAAGGTGATTGAACGGCTGGCCCATGACCTGCTCACCGCGTTTCCTGACATGCAGGGATTCTCGCCCAGAAACCTCAAATACATGCGTGCTTTTGCGGAGGCGTGGCCGGATGCGCAATTTGTGCAAGAGGTGCTTGCACAATTGCCTTGGTATTCCGGGAACAGTTTGCTTAATGCATGA
- the dnaK gene encoding molecular chaperone DnaK: MSKVIGIDLGTTNSCVAIMEGGEPIVIANSEGSRTTPSMVAFTEAGERIVGQQAKRQAVTNPENTLFAIKRLIGRKFETEAVKKDIAISPFKIVKADNGDAWVDVRDKKYSPPEISAIILQKMKKTAEDYLGETVTDAVITVPAYFDDSQRQATKDAGKIAGLNVLRIINEPTAAALAYGLDKKKDEKIAVFDLGGGTFDVSVLELGDGVFEVKSTNGDTFLGGEDFDQKIIDWIADEFKKDQGIDLRGDKMALQRLKEAAEKAKCELSGSMETDINLPFITADASGPKHLNLKLSRAKLESLCDDLLRKLEGPCRTAMKDAGLTASEIDEVILVGGMTRMPAVVQRVQEIFGKVPNKGVNPDEVVAIGAGIQGGVLKGDVKDVLLLDVTPLSLGIETLGGVLTRLIEKNTTIPCRKSQTFSTAADNQPAVSIHVLQGEREMARDNKTLGNFELTGIPPAPRGVPQIEVTFDIDANGIVHVSAKDLGTGKEQSIRITASSGLSKEEIDKMVKDAESHAAEDKKKREAIEARNQADSMIYSTEKSLKEVGDKVDAVEKGNIENKIADLKKVMDSDDAEVIKKATDELAQAAHKLAEAMYAQAQQAPGADSCGGDCGQQQEAGAKPKDEKVVDADFEEVKK, encoded by the coding sequence ATGAGTAAAGTTATCGGCATTGACCTGGGAACCACCAACTCCTGCGTTGCAATCATGGAGGGCGGGGAGCCGATCGTTATCGCCAACTCCGAAGGAAGCCGTACCACCCCTTCAATGGTGGCCTTTACGGAGGCCGGTGAGCGGATTGTCGGCCAGCAGGCCAAGCGTCAGGCGGTCACCAACCCGGAAAACACCCTCTTCGCCATCAAGCGTCTGATCGGCCGTAAATTTGAGACCGAGGCGGTCAAGAAGGATATCGCCATCTCCCCGTTCAAGATCGTCAAGGCTGACAACGGTGATGCCTGGGTTGATGTACGGGATAAGAAATATTCTCCGCCGGAGATCTCGGCCATCATTCTGCAGAAGATGAAGAAGACCGCTGAAGACTATCTGGGCGAGACCGTGACTGACGCGGTTATTACCGTGCCGGCCTATTTTGATGACTCCCAGCGCCAGGCCACCAAGGATGCCGGCAAGATCGCGGGCTTAAACGTGCTGCGGATCATCAACGAGCCGACCGCCGCTGCGCTGGCCTATGGTCTGGACAAGAAGAAGGATGAGAAGATTGCCGTATTTGACCTGGGCGGCGGCACCTTTGACGTCTCCGTGCTTGAACTGGGTGACGGCGTATTTGAGGTAAAATCCACCAACGGTGACACCTTCCTGGGGGGCGAGGATTTTGACCAGAAGATCATCGACTGGATCGCCGACGAGTTCAAAAAGGACCAGGGCATTGACCTGCGCGGTGACAAGATGGCCCTGCAGCGTCTGAAAGAGGCGGCAGAAAAGGCCAAGTGCGAGCTGTCCGGTTCCATGGAGACCGACATCAACCTGCCGTTTATCACGGCTGATGCCAGCGGCCCCAAGCACCTGAACCTGAAGCTGTCCCGCGCCAAGCTGGAGTCGCTCTGTGATGACCTGCTGCGTAAACTGGAAGGCCCCTGCCGCACCGCCATGAAGGATGCCGGTCTGACCGCTTCCGAGATTGACGAGGTTATTCTGGTGGGTGGTATGACCCGTATGCCGGCTGTTGTACAGCGCGTGCAGGAGATCTTCGGCAAGGTCCCCAATAAAGGGGTTAACCCGGATGAGGTGGTGGCCATCGGCGCCGGCATCCAGGGCGGCGTGCTCAAGGGTGACGTCAAGGATGTGCTGCTGCTGGATGTTACCCCGCTTTCGCTGGGGATCGAGACCCTGGGTGGCGTGTTGACCCGTCTGATCGAAAAGAACACCACCATCCCCTGCCGTAAGTCCCAGACCTTCTCGACAGCAGCGGATAACCAGCCTGCGGTTTCCATCCATGTACTGCAGGGTGAGCGTGAAATGGCCCGCGACAACAAGACCCTGGGCAACTTTGAGCTGACCGGTATTCCGCCGGCACCCCGCGGAGTGCCGCAGATTGAAGTGACCTTTGATATTGATGCCAACGGCATTGTGCATGTCTCTGCCAAGGACCTGGGAACCGGCAAGGAACAGTCCATCCGGATCACTGCCTCGTCCGGTCTGTCCAAGGAAGAGATCGACAAGATGGTCAAGGATGCCGAGTCCCATGCTGCTGAAGACAAGAAAAAGCGTGAGGCGATCGAGGCCCGTAACCAGGCTGACTCCATGATCTACAGCACCGAAAAGTCCCTGAAAGAGGTTGGTGACAAGGTGGATGCCGTTGAGAAGGGCAACATCGAGAACAAGATTGCCGATCTGAAGAAGGTGATGGACAGCGATGACGCCGAGGTGATCAAGAAGGCTACTGATGAACTGGCCCAGGCCGCCCACAAGCTGGCTGAGGCGATGTATGCCCAGGCCCAGCAGGCACCAGGTGCAGACTCTTGCGGCGGTGACTGCGGTCAGCAGCAGGAGGCGGGTGCCAAGCCCAAGGATGAGAAAGTCGTTGATGCAGACTTTGAGGAAGTGAAGAAGTAG
- a CDS encoding helix-turn-helix domain-containing protein: MAKQLSELIKKVDPTVVAAARTQADQEIFELRLAQLRQTVEMSQHDLAEALGISQPSVANLEKRGHEVKISSLKRYVEALGGKLSLDVELADGRHIGITV, encoded by the coding sequence ATGGCAAAGCAACTTTCAGAATTAATAAAAAAAGTAGACCCGACCGTTGTGGCAGCAGCACGTACTCAAGCGGATCAGGAGATTTTTGAACTTCGTCTTGCTCAATTGCGCCAAACGGTTGAGATGTCACAACATGATCTGGCGGAAGCACTCGGCATATCCCAGCCATCTGTTGCCAATCTGGAAAAACGCGGTCATGAAGTTAAAATTTCTTCTCTCAAACGCTATGTTGAGGCACTTGGCGGGAAATTATCTCTGGATGTAGAACTGGCTGATGGGCGTCATATCGGTATAACCGTTTAG
- a CDS encoding cytochrome C, whose translation MKIEKRDWFFIALVVVILALFIGISGKEKTKPVPNNATHKQVYEVAYKNAPAADASIFKRAFFRPAKKDAEKLCEPCHAQNNIKLPPNHPPKYRCLFCHKLVK comes from the coding sequence ATGAAAATTGAAAAGCGGGACTGGTTCTTTATTGCCCTGGTTGTTGTGATTCTGGCCCTCTTTATCGGCATCTCCGGCAAGGAAAAAACCAAACCGGTGCCCAATAATGCCACCCACAAACAGGTCTATGAGGTCGCGTATAAAAATGCCCCTGCGGCAGATGCCTCCATTTTTAAACGAGCTTTTTTCAGGCCGGCCAAGAAGGATGCGGAAAAACTCTGTGAACCCTGTCACGCGCAAAACAACATCAAGCTGCCACCTAACCACCCTCCCAAATACCGCTGCCTGTTCTGCCACAAGCTGGTGAAATAG
- a CDS encoding sigma-54-dependent transcriptional regulator has protein sequence MTRVLVVDDDPLACKILTRMLGPDYQVHSFSNGADALEHFSRHGADIVLTDLKMPRMGGQELLEQLIRLDPQVIVFVITGHSSLESAVTAVKQGAYDFIAKPFDPDDVLLRINRALKERRLEDEVALYRSEQERQRSRHIPLTGNPQMQQLLDLARRAARTDSTVLIQGETGVGKELVARAIHLWSPRREQPFVPVNCGALSEGVLESELFGHEKGAFTGAHARRIGYFELASRGTLFLDEIGTTNNAFQVRLLRVLQERVVQRVGGGMSIPVDSRIIAATNRDLEEEARQGRFRTDLYYRLGVVTLRVPPLRERPEDIRLLAEHFLAGHGAINPRITTITPAGMRLLEQYDYPGNVRELENIIERAMILETGTELTPESLLIGCGNEPSSVDEGESLRIDEAEQEHILRVLKSCNGRKLEAARLLGINKTTLWRKMKRYGIGEE, from the coding sequence ATGACCAGAGTGCTCGTGGTTGATGATGATCCCCTGGCCTGTAAGATTCTGACCCGCATGCTGGGGCCGGATTATCAGGTGCACAGTTTCAGCAATGGCGCCGATGCGCTGGAGCATTTCAGCCGTCACGGTGCTGATATTGTCCTGACTGATCTGAAGATGCCGCGCATGGGGGGACAGGAACTGCTGGAACAGCTGATCAGGCTCGATCCGCAGGTGATAGTCTTTGTGATTACCGGCCATTCTTCCCTGGAAAGCGCGGTTACTGCGGTCAAGCAGGGGGCCTACGATTTTATTGCCAAGCCGTTTGATCCTGATGATGTCCTGTTGCGGATCAACCGGGCGCTCAAGGAACGACGGCTTGAAGACGAGGTTGCGCTTTATCGCAGTGAACAGGAACGCCAGCGTTCACGTCACATCCCGCTCACCGGCAACCCCCAGATGCAGCAATTGCTTGATCTGGCCAGACGGGCGGCCCGCACTGACAGCACGGTACTGATTCAAGGTGAGACCGGGGTTGGCAAGGAACTGGTGGCACGGGCGATCCATCTCTGGTCGCCCCGCAGAGAGCAGCCCTTTGTGCCGGTCAACTGTGGTGCCCTGTCAGAGGGGGTGCTGGAAAGCGAGCTGTTCGGCCATGAAAAAGGGGCCTTTACCGGCGCCCATGCCCGGCGGATCGGCTATTTCGAGCTGGCAAGCCGTGGTACCCTGTTTCTGGATGAGATCGGCACCACCAACAACGCCTTTCAGGTGCGGCTGCTGCGGGTGCTGCAGGAACGGGTGGTGCAGCGGGTCGGTGGCGGCATGTCGATCCCGGTTGACAGCCGGATCATCGCTGCCACCAACCGGGATCTGGAAGAGGAGGCCCGACAGGGCAGGTTCCGCACAGATCTCTACTACCGGCTGGGGGTGGTTACCCTGCGGGTACCGCCCCTGCGGGAGCGGCCTGAGGATATCCGTCTGCTGGCGGAACATTTTCTGGCCGGGCACGGGGCCATTAATCCCCGTATCACCACCATTACGCCGGCTGGCATGCGGCTGCTGGAACAGTATGATTACCCCGGCAATGTGCGGGAGCTGGAGAACATCATCGAGCGGGCCATGATCCTGGAAACCGGCACAGAACTGACCCCGGAAAGCCTGCTGATCGGCTGCGGAAATGAACCTAGCAGTGTGGATGAAGGGGAGTCACTGCGGATTGACGAGGCAGAACAGGAACATATCCTGCGGGTGCTGAAGAGTTGCAATGGCCGTAAACTGGAGGCAGCCCGCCTGCTGGGGATTAATAAAACAACCCTCTGGCGCAAGATGAAGCGGTACGGGATTGGTGAGGAGTAG
- a CDS encoding sensor histidine kinase yields the protein MQRLGIRRKTLIALLGVAVPALIAFSALIILTTAHILQQNAGRQVSSLATRSAQGLAELVDHSQTTLRTMAASPELDAFRAAARAGNQLQLKTVLGRMEQSFLGWQKLDPTLQAIRLIDPAGHVLVKVKEGKLNQAVGPPQLPYRMPMVHFVGGRDFFQSALQLPQNSILISNLERGKVDEEEAFCPAMVRFAIPLLADHKRVGVLVINVWGEQAGRLINRAIAEEEGNAFLIERNPADKSRNGIYLFHRDTTCEFGDQTGSHRTVLNDYPPEITTAWLTSDHGVTRDPRSRDMLAHAFYSPYGRQDRGWVVVVNARRDFFLEPLATIGRLTGLWAVVVVILATAVSLFFARSLTRPLQGVVDGVRRMGQQPQERIRIAAGDEVGFLATEINRMADAMQEQAEEKLRVEEQIRTTEKLASIGEMAAGLAHELNTPLGNIKALALLARKGVAQGGCDRESLQGDLDDIADQASKCSSIIGGLLSFARRSEGIPASHDPLTLVQDAFALVRLRAEKQQVTLQCAETGRLPRLCVDGDQLRQVFVNILLNAIDATPGGSVTVSVLAEADRMLFRFCDTGSGIQAEHLDRIFDPFFTTKEVGQGTGLGLSVSYGMLQGMGGRIEVASQPGTGTTFTVILPLHVATEDSL from the coding sequence ATGCAACGACTCGGAATTCGCCGCAAGACCTTGATTGCCCTGTTAGGCGTGGCCGTGCCTGCCCTGATTGCCTTCTCTGCCCTGATTATCCTGACCACCGCCCATATTCTGCAGCAAAACGCCGGGCGCCAGGTCAGCTCCCTGGCCACCCGTTCTGCCCAGGGGTTGGCAGAACTGGTAGATCATTCACAGACAACCTTGCGCACCATGGCTGCCTCGCCTGAGCTTGACGCCTTCCGTGCTGCCGCACGTGCGGGCAACCAGCTGCAGCTGAAAACCGTGCTTGGACGGATGGAACAGAGCTTCCTGGGCTGGCAGAAGCTTGATCCCACCCTGCAGGCGATCCGCCTGATTGATCCGGCCGGGCATGTGCTGGTCAAGGTCAAGGAGGGCAAGCTTAATCAGGCGGTTGGCCCCCCGCAGTTGCCCTACCGGATGCCGATGGTGCACTTTGTCGGCGGCAGGGATTTCTTCCAGTCTGCCCTGCAGTTGCCGCAGAACAGCATCCTGATCTCGAATCTTGAACGTGGCAAGGTTGATGAAGAAGAGGCGTTCTGCCCGGCCATGGTCCGGTTTGCCATTCCGTTGCTGGCTGATCATAAGCGGGTCGGGGTACTGGTGATCAATGTCTGGGGTGAACAGGCCGGCCGGCTGATCAACCGAGCCATTGCGGAGGAGGAAGGTAATGCCTTTCTGATTGAACGTAACCCTGCAGACAAAAGCCGCAACGGCATCTATCTCTTCCACCGGGACACTACCTGTGAGTTTGGCGACCAGACCGGCAGTCATCGTACCGTCCTGAACGATTATCCCCCGGAAATTACCACGGCCTGGCTGACCAGCGACCACGGGGTCACCCGTGACCCCCGCAGCCGGGATATGCTGGCCCATGCCTTCTATTCTCCCTATGGCCGCCAGGATCGCGGCTGGGTGGTGGTGGTCAACGCCAGGCGGGATTTCTTTCTGGAACCGCTTGCCACCATCGGGCGTCTGACCGGTCTCTGGGCCGTGGTGGTGGTGATCCTGGCAACGGCGGTCTCGCTCTTTTTTGCCCGTTCCTTAACCCGCCCGCTGCAGGGGGTGGTGGACGGGGTGCGCCGGATGGGGCAGCAGCCGCAGGAGCGGATCAGGATTGCTGCTGGTGACGAAGTCGGCTTTCTGGCCACCGAGATCAACCGGATGGCTGATGCCATGCAGGAACAGGCCGAAGAGAAATTGCGGGTGGAGGAACAGATCCGCACTACCGAAAAACTGGCCTCCATTGGTGAGATGGCAGCCGGACTGGCCCATGAGCTGAACACGCCGCTGGGGAATATCAAGGCCCTGGCACTGCTGGCTCGCAAAGGGGTCGCCCAGGGCGGCTGTGACCGGGAATCGTTGCAGGGGGATCTGGATGATATCGCTGATCAGGCCAGTAAATGCAGCAGCATCATCGGCGGCCTGCTCAGCTTTGCCCGGCGCTCGGAAGGTATCCCTGCCAGCCATGATCCGTTAACGCTAGTGCAGGATGCCTTTGCCCTGGTCCGCTTACGCGCTGAAAAACAGCAGGTCACCCTGCAGTGTGCTGAAACAGGCCGTCTGCCCCGGCTGTGTGTCGATGGCGACCAGTTGCGTCAGGTCTTTGTCAATATCCTGCTGAACGCCATTGATGCAACGCCGGGCGGGTCGGTAACGGTTTCGGTGCTGGCAGAGGCGGATCGGATGCTGTTCCGTTTTTGCGACACCGGCAGCGGCATCCAGGCCGAGCATCTCGACCGGATCTTTGACCCGTTTTTTACCACCAAAGAGGTGGGGCAGGGGACCGGGCTGGGGCTCTCGGTCAGCTACGGCATGCTGCAGGGGATGGGTGGGCGGATTGAGGTTGCAAGCCAACCCGGAACAGGAACGACCTTTACCGTCATACTGCCCCTGCACGTGGCAACGGAGGACAGCCTATGA